A single window of Candidatus Methanoperedens sp. DNA harbors:
- a CDS encoding DNA polymerase II large subunit — protein MKFAASDAMLGYFNGLEIELGRAIDLANRARANGADPSPNVEIPIAKDLADRVEKLLAIEGVAKRLRELETTMGREEAALQLALAVAKDEIVHFESKKDAIEAAIRVAMAVLTEGVVAAPIEGIARIDLAKNDDGSDYIRIYYAGPIRSAGGTAQALSVLAADYVRANLGIARFIPRPEEIERYVEEITAYRRVANLQYLPTEDEIRLIVKNCPICIDGEPTEEAEVEGRRDLARIETNRIRGGMALVIAEGIALKAPKVKKHVDKLRLGGWEWLDKFNVTVKSDDASAQLKPKDKYLQDLIAGRPVFSYPSRPGGFRLRYGRSRNTSFAAAGISPATMVLMDDFIAAGTQIKVERPGKAAGIAPVDTIEGPTVRLFNGDVLRADTAIEALRIRPSVQKILDIGEILINYGDFLENNHPLVPSSYCYEWWVQELAAKTSIKESPELKNPDQKTALSLSDTHKVPLHPKYTYLWHDISLDEYTALAEYIQKNGIYGEKLSFPLDDKIKNILETLLVPHIVREGQIHIEEPLPLMRCLGLDSNLKKNWTGLEPTIMDTVSKISGITIRSRAPIRIGGRMGRPEKSDKREMKPAPHVLFPIGDAGGRKRSLKSAKEYIDNDNGGEKSTDLRAGLSFQKEKIGTIKVQVGERICPSCKTRTFKNRCTCGKFTQPVLKCKSCGIEVKTRLCPKCKKETSSVTEMEIDFKSEYQLALNNVGERDNFESIKGVLGLMSKNKTPEPLEKGILRAKHDIVMFKDGTVRYDLSDLPLTHIKPKEIGADVEKLKELGYVSDIYGKPLTEENQILELKVQDIVVSKDCAEYLLKTARFIDDLLIKYYRVSPYYNTNSADGLIGELVIGLAPHTSAGVLGRLIGFTNASVGYAHPYFHAAKRRNCDGDEDCVMLLMDGLLNFSRSYLPDKRGGQMDAPLVLTTRIDPNEIDKEAHNIDVLFRYPLEFYEATLGYKNPKDIVELMDTVSGRLGKPAQYEGFGFTHDTADIAAGPRNSAYKTLGSMIDKMDAQLALARKIKAVDAQDVAERIINSHFLPDLIGNLRSFSKQKVRCTKCNAKYRRPPLRGSCPKCGGNIVLTVHEGSVRKYLETSLRIADEYNVRHYTKQRLELLELEMSSLFESDKVKQKGLADFM, from the coding sequence CTCGCAAACCGCGCGCGCGCAAACGGCGCCGACCCTTCTCCGAATGTGGAAATACCAATAGCAAAAGACCTGGCGGACAGGGTTGAAAAACTCCTTGCCATCGAGGGTGTTGCGAAAAGGCTTCGTGAACTTGAGACCACCATGGGACGCGAAGAGGCTGCCCTGCAGCTTGCTCTTGCTGTGGCTAAAGATGAAATTGTACACTTTGAATCCAAAAAAGATGCCATCGAGGCTGCTATAAGGGTGGCAATGGCTGTTCTCACCGAAGGAGTTGTGGCGGCACCGATAGAAGGGATTGCCAGGATCGACCTTGCAAAAAACGATGACGGCTCGGATTACATCAGGATTTATTATGCCGGACCCATAAGAAGTGCCGGCGGTACAGCGCAGGCATTATCCGTACTTGCTGCGGATTATGTGCGTGCAAACCTCGGTATTGCACGTTTTATACCAAGACCTGAAGAAATTGAGCGGTACGTTGAAGAGATCACCGCATACAGGCGGGTTGCCAATCTCCAGTACCTTCCAACCGAAGACGAAATACGCCTCATCGTGAAAAATTGCCCCATCTGCATCGACGGCGAGCCCACGGAGGAGGCAGAGGTAGAGGGGCGGCGCGATCTTGCGCGCATCGAAACGAACAGAATACGCGGCGGCATGGCGCTTGTCATAGCAGAAGGCATTGCGCTCAAGGCCCCGAAGGTGAAAAAACACGTGGATAAACTCAGGCTTGGCGGCTGGGAGTGGCTTGATAAATTCAATGTTACCGTTAAAAGCGATGACGCTTCAGCGCAGCTAAAACCAAAGGACAAATACCTGCAGGATTTAATCGCAGGCAGACCTGTTTTTTCCTATCCTTCACGACCCGGGGGATTCAGGCTCAGGTACGGCAGAAGCAGGAACACGAGTTTTGCCGCGGCTGGTATCAGTCCTGCAACGATGGTGTTGATGGATGATTTCATAGCGGCTGGTACCCAGATCAAGGTTGAGCGCCCGGGAAAAGCCGCCGGTATAGCGCCTGTGGATACCATCGAGGGACCTACGGTACGTTTATTCAACGGTGATGTTCTGAGGGCGGATACTGCCATCGAAGCTCTCAGGATAAGACCATCTGTACAGAAGATTCTCGATATCGGTGAGATTTTAATAAATTACGGGGATTTTCTTGAGAACAATCATCCCCTTGTGCCTTCTTCATACTGCTACGAATGGTGGGTACAGGAACTTGCCGCAAAAACTTCTATAAAGGAGTCACCTGAACTCAAAAACCCGGATCAAAAAACAGCACTCTCGTTATCGGATACCCATAAAGTGCCGCTTCATCCAAAATACACATATCTCTGGCATGATATTTCTCTTGATGAGTATACAGCATTGGCTGAATATATCCAGAAGAACGGTATATATGGCGAAAAGCTTTCATTCCCGCTCGATGATAAAATAAAAAACATCCTTGAAACCCTTCTTGTGCCCCATATCGTACGTGAGGGGCAAATCCACATCGAAGAGCCGCTCCCTCTAATGAGATGTCTTGGGCTTGACTCCAATCTGAAAAAGAATTGGACAGGGCTTGAGCCCACTATCATGGATACAGTCTCAAAAATCAGCGGAATAACTATTCGAAGCCGCGCTCCAATCAGAATCGGCGGCAGGATGGGAAGACCTGAAAAATCGGATAAGCGCGAAATGAAACCTGCGCCGCATGTGCTTTTCCCTATCGGTGACGCTGGAGGAAGAAAGCGTTCTCTGAAAAGCGCAAAAGAATATATTGACAACGACAACGGTGGGGAGAAAAGTACAGATTTGAGAGCCGGGCTATCTTTCCAGAAAGAAAAGATCGGGACAATAAAAGTCCAGGTAGGAGAGCGAATCTGCCCATCGTGTAAAACAAGGACTTTCAAGAACAGGTGCACGTGCGGTAAATTCACGCAACCTGTGCTTAAATGCAAATCCTGCGGGATCGAGGTAAAGACACGTTTATGCCCAAAATGCAAAAAAGAGACCTCGTCTGTCACCGAGATGGAGATAGATTTCAAATCAGAATACCAGCTTGCCCTGAATAACGTGGGCGAGAGGGATAACTTTGAATCAATAAAAGGTGTGCTCGGTCTCATGTCAAAAAACAAAACGCCTGAGCCCCTGGAAAAAGGCATTCTGCGCGCAAAACATGATATCGTGATGTTCAAGGACGGAACGGTGAGATACGACCTCTCTGACCTGCCTCTTACCCATATCAAGCCAAAAGAGATAGGCGCTGATGTGGAAAAATTAAAAGAACTGGGATATGTGAGTGATATATATGGAAAACCGCTAACCGAAGAAAATCAAATACTTGAACTCAAGGTGCAGGACATTGTGGTCTCAAAGGACTGCGCCGAATACCTGTTAAAGACCGCAAGGTTCATCGACGACCTTCTGATAAAATACTATAGAGTAAGCCCATATTACAATACAAACAGCGCAGACGGTCTTATAGGAGAACTGGTAATCGGTCTTGCTCCTCATACCTCGGCTGGCGTACTGGGGCGCCTGATCGGGTTCACCAATGCATCCGTGGGCTATGCCCATCCCTACTTTCATGCCGCAAAGCGCCGCAATTGCGATGGTGACGAGGACTGCGTGATGCTGTTGATGGACGGTCTTTTGAATTTCTCGCGCTCGTACCTTCCCGATAAGCGCGGGGGACAGATGGACGCGCCTCTTGTGCTGACCACGCGCATAGACCCCAACGAAATCGACAAGGAGGCGCATAATATAGATGTCCTTTTCAGGTATCCGCTTGAGTTCTATGAAGCCACGCTCGGATACAAAAACCCCAAGGATATCGTGGAGCTCATGGATACCGTTAGCGGAAGGCTTGGCAAGCCAGCGCAGTATGAGGGCTTCGGCTTCACCCATGACACAGCGGATATCGCAGCCGGGCCCAGGAACAGCGCATACAAGACGCTCGGGAGCATGATAGATAAAATGGATGCGCAGCTTGCGCTTGCAAGGAAAATAAAGGCTGTGGATGCTCAGGATGTTGCAGAGAGGATTATAAACTCGCATTTCCTGCCCGACCTTATCGGAAATTTGCGCTCGTTCTCAAAGCAGAAGGTGAGGTGTACGAAGTGCAATGCCAAGTACAGACGCCCGCCGCTGCGCGGAAGCTGCCCGAAGTGCGGCGGGAATATCGTGCTTACGGTGCATGAAGGTTCTGTGAGGAAGTACCTTGAGACCTCACTTCGCATAGCGGATGAGTACAATGTGAGGCATTATACGAAGCAGCGGCTGGAGCTGCTTGAGCTTGAGATGAGTTCGCTGTTTGAGAGCGATAAGGTAAAGCAGAAGGGGCTGGCGGACTTTATGTGA